In Methanosarcina barkeri MS, a single window of DNA contains:
- a CDS encoding formylmethanofuran dehydrogenase subunit B → MIYKNIVCPVCGAACDDIQVEFGDGKIEAKNACKMGNAKFQEVVSSHRLRQPLIKKDGKLTPSAWDEALERAADILVSAKRPLLFMGSETSSEAHEIGLKLGEYLGAIVDSNATICHGPTAMGIQESGKVGATEGQKKNRADLLVYWGTNPLESMPRQMSRYAVFPRGYWTKRGRFDRTVITVDPRKTPTTEASDLHVQLKPDSDFELISALLTLLHGKTPHPSVEEITGVPIPVMEEMLDMMKNCTFGAISVGLGLASSMGKYRNSEIAMNFVKELNNYAKFTLGALRGHCNVAGFNQVAAYMYGYPFGLDFMRGHPRYNPGEFTTVDVLREKDVDTVFVMCADLVSHIPADCAAYLAKIPMICVDIAPCPTVSASDIVLPGVIDAMECDGTFYRLDDVPVHFEPFTSSPFKFTKSNEDTLKQLFEKIRKKGQVISLPSINKEGEGLIPENLP, encoded by the coding sequence ATGATTTACAAAAACATAGTCTGTCCGGTCTGTGGGGCAGCCTGTGACGATATCCAGGTTGAATTCGGAGACGGGAAGATTGAAGCTAAAAACGCATGTAAGATGGGAAATGCCAAATTTCAGGAAGTTGTAAGTTCCCACCGTCTCAGGCAGCCCCTTATAAAGAAGGACGGAAAACTGACACCTTCTGCCTGGGACGAAGCTCTTGAAAGAGCAGCCGATATTCTTGTTTCAGCAAAGCGTCCCCTGCTTTTCATGGGTAGTGAAACCTCTTCTGAGGCACATGAAATAGGGCTCAAGCTAGGGGAATACCTTGGTGCAATTGTTGATTCCAATGCCACTATCTGTCACGGGCCAACAGCTATGGGAATTCAGGAATCCGGAAAAGTCGGTGCAACTGAAGGTCAGAAGAAAAACAGGGCTGATCTCCTAGTTTACTGGGGAACTAATCCTCTTGAATCCATGCCGAGACAGATGTCAAGGTACGCAGTTTTCCCGAGGGGTTACTGGACAAAACGCGGACGTTTTGACAGGACAGTTATCACTGTAGACCCGAGAAAAACCCCAACTACTGAAGCTTCCGATCTGCATGTTCAGCTTAAACCCGATTCGGATTTTGAACTGATCAGTGCACTTCTCACTCTACTTCACGGAAAAACTCCCCATCCCTCAGTAGAAGAGATTACTGGAGTTCCCATCCCTGTTATGGAAGAGATGCTCGATATGATGAAGAATTGCACCTTTGGGGCTATTTCAGTGGGGCTCGGGCTTGCTTCTTCAATGGGGAAGTACAGAAACTCCGAGATTGCCATGAATTTCGTAAAGGAACTGAACAACTATGCCAAGTTCACCCTTGGAGCTCTCCGCGGCCATTGCAATGTTGCAGGCTTTAATCAGGTGGCTGCCTACATGTACGGCTACCCCTTTGGGCTTGACTTCATGCGCGGGCATCCGCGTTATAACCCCGGAGAATTCACAACAGTGGATGTGCTTCGAGAAAAAGATGTTGACACAGTTTTCGTTATGTGTGCTGACCTTGTATCTCATATCCCTGCAGATTGTGCAGCTTACCTTGCAAAAATTCCAATGATCTGCGTGGATATCGCTCCCTGCCCGACAGTATCCGCTTCGGATATTGTACTTCCGGGAGTCATTGATGCTATGGAGTGTGATGGGACCTTCTACAGGCTCGACGATGTGCCAGTTCACTTCGAACCCTTTACAAGCTCGCCTTTCAAGTTCACGAAGAGCAACGAGGACACCTTAAAACAGCTCTTTGAGAAAATTAGAAAAAAAGGTCAGGTTATTTCTCTTCCTTCTATAAATAAAGAAGGAGAAGGACTGATACCTGAAAATTTGCCTTAA
- a CDS encoding formylmethanofuran dehydrogenase subunit C, with amino-acid sequence MTEGVLINKNEIESNLEAVIKPGSFTGESAGEIAEVILIPKKAIDIKLEADVITPDSFAGKSAEEIGDLSVWQGPKTYPLSDFFEVTGSAGISAADTLIRIKGDVMRVKRIGEGMSAGKIEIEGSAGMHVGTEMKGGEIVVYGDADSWAGMEMTGGLLTIKGNAGDHVGCAYRGKWHGMKGGRIVIEGSVRHQLGGGMDGGEIIVEGDVKSFCGIRQNGGLIFVKGSALRGVGAEMAGGTIVIGGKIERFSPGFEFVSMENSVTSGEVELIGEFKKFTGDYAINKRAKGTLYVVADTNPEL; translated from the coding sequence ATGACAGAGGGAGTTCTTATTAATAAAAATGAAATTGAGAGTAATCTTGAGGCAGTTATAAAGCCTGGCTCATTTACTGGTGAAAGTGCTGGAGAAATAGCAGAAGTAATACTTATTCCTAAAAAAGCGATTGACATTAAACTGGAAGCCGATGTTATAACTCCTGATTCTTTTGCAGGCAAAAGTGCTGAAGAAATAGGAGACCTGTCCGTCTGGCAGGGGCCAAAGACCTATCCTCTCTCCGATTTTTTTGAAGTAACAGGCAGTGCAGGCATTTCTGCAGCTGATACACTCATCCGCATAAAAGGTGACGTAATGAGGGTCAAAAGGATCGGGGAAGGCATGAGCGCAGGAAAAATCGAAATTGAAGGTTCTGCTGGCATGCATGTAGGTACCGAGATGAAAGGAGGAGAGATCGTTGTTTATGGAGACGCCGATTCCTGGGCAGGTATGGAAATGACAGGCGGCCTCCTGACCATAAAAGGCAATGCCGGAGACCATGTGGGCTGCGCTTACAGAGGAAAATGGCACGGCATGAAAGGTGGTCGCATCGTTATTGAAGGTTCTGTACGTCACCAGCTCGGAGGCGGCATGGACGGTGGTGAAATTATAGTCGAAGGCGATGTTAAAAGCTTCTGCGGAATTCGCCAGAACGGTGGTCTCATCTTCGTAAAAGGCAGCGCTCTTCGTGGAGTAGGTGCTGAAATGGCAGGAGGCACCATAGTTATAGGAGGCAAAATCGAGCGCTTCTCCCCAGGTTTCGAATTTGTATCCATGGAAAATAGCGTTACATCCGGAGAGGTTGAGTTAATAGGGGAATTCAAGAAATTCACAGGGGACTATGCAATTAACAAGCGGGCAAAAGGAACGCTTTACGTGGTTGCAGACACAAACCCGGAGCTATGA
- a CDS encoding GNAT family N-acetyltransferase, translated as MCKVIFDEIKEEHLNDVLEIYTHYVLNTNVTFHAHAFSKDEMRELVFFENPKYKTFVIKSADKINGYVILTQYKKREAYDGTAEVTVYLKPDYIGKGIGSQAVKFIEDIAKKQNIHVLIATICGENSKSINLFVRNGFSKCAHYKEVGEKFGQLLDVMAYQKIIS; from the coding sequence ATGTGCAAAGTTATTTTTGATGAAATAAAGGAAGAACATCTGAATGATGTTTTGGAAATTTATACCCACTATGTTCTCAACACAAATGTAACCTTTCACGCGCATGCTTTCTCAAAAGATGAAATGCGAGAATTGGTATTCTTTGAAAATCCTAAATATAAAACTTTTGTCATAAAATCTGCTGATAAAATTAATGGATATGTAATATTGACTCAGTACAAAAAGCGTGAAGCATACGATGGAACTGCTGAAGTAACTGTATACTTAAAGCCGGATTACATAGGTAAAGGCATAGGCAGCCAGGCTGTTAAGTTCATTGAAGATATTGCAAAAAAGCAAAATATTCACGTACTTATTGCGACAATATGCGGAGAAAATTCTAAGAGTATTAATTTATTTGTGAGAAACGGCTTTAGCAAATGTGCGCATTATAAGGAAGTAGGAGAGAAATTTGGGCAACTGCTAGATGTAATGGCATACCAAAAAATAATATCATAA
- a CDS encoding sulfite exporter TauE/SafE family protein: MTPTDPLYLCILIFTGFFTGIVSGMLGIGGGFVMSPVQYWLLQETGLQHDIAIRIAFGTTLFVVLLNAINVTHIYHQKNAVLWKQATIIGIFGSIFSFVGAAVASYLSASILSTIFGIVVIIGAVRTYFTPAVTETKYISSNPLPYIFSGIFIGFFSGLLGLGGGVIGIPIMLIFLHLDMRKAIGTSAAVIIFTSFSGSIGYIINGWGKAGLPSYSVGYVNLLNWILLAFPAFLAAKNGAKIAHLMNPEHLKHLFIVIMLYFGLKMIGVVDRILY; this comes from the coding sequence ATGACTCCTACAGATCCCCTTTACCTTTGTATCCTTATTTTCACAGGATTTTTTACGGGTATTGTCTCAGGTATGCTTGGTATTGGTGGAGGCTTTGTCATGTCTCCTGTTCAGTACTGGCTTTTGCAGGAGACTGGGCTTCAGCATGACATTGCAATAAGGATAGCTTTTGGGACAACTCTTTTTGTGGTTCTGCTAAATGCCATAAATGTTACTCATATTTACCATCAAAAGAATGCAGTACTTTGGAAACAGGCAACAATCATAGGGATCTTCGGATCAATCTTCAGTTTCGTGGGAGCAGCGGTAGCTTCTTACTTATCGGCTTCTATCCTTAGCACAATTTTTGGAATCGTAGTTATAATTGGTGCAGTTAGAACTTACTTTACTCCTGCAGTTACAGAAACGAAATATATCAGCTCTAATCCATTACCTTATATTTTTTCAGGTATCTTCATAGGCTTTTTTTCTGGTCTTTTAGGGCTTGGGGGAGGAGTGATTGGAATTCCAATCATGTTGATTTTTCTTCATTTAGATATGCGAAAAGCCATAGGGACCTCAGCTGCAGTAATAATCTTTACCTCTTTTAGTGGATCTATTGGGTACATAATCAATGGCTGGGGAAAGGCTGGACTCCCTTCTTATTCTGTTGGATACGTAAATCTTTTAAATTGGATTTTACTTGCATTTCCGGCGTTTCTTGCAGCAAAAAACGGAGCTAAAATTGCTCATCTTATGAATCCCGAGCATTTGAAGCATCTATTCATAGTTATAATGCTCTATTTCGGGCTGAAAATGATAGGAGTTGTTGATCGTATTTTATATTGA
- a CDS encoding molybdopterin dinucleotide binding domain-containing protein, whose amino-acid sequence MEVLLISGSTINEGRLAKGGDKFTDEYTMECASCWISPVDFSSLCAPEKVKVTSHNGKHSIVVYTKCTDAVQPGQVFMPRAIWSNVIIDPDTLSTGSPLYKGAPVIIEPTDEEVLSAEDVVLKVYIGGQ is encoded by the coding sequence ATGGAAGTATTACTCATTAGCGGAAGTACGATTAATGAAGGCAGGCTTGCCAAAGGTGGGGACAAATTCACAGACGAGTACACTATGGAATGTGCCTCGTGCTGGATATCTCCTGTAGATTTTTCATCACTATGCGCCCCTGAGAAAGTGAAAGTAACAAGCCATAATGGGAAACATTCGATTGTAGTTTATACCAAATGTACGGATGCAGTCCAGCCAGGGCAGGTTTTTATGCCAAGGGCTATCTGGTCGAATGTTATCATAGATCCTGATACTCTTTCCACTGGTTCTCCTCTCTATAAGGGTGCCCCAGTAATAATTGAGCCCACTGATGAAGAGGTTCTTAGCGCCGAAGATGTAGTATTGAAAGTTTATATCGGAGGTCAATGA
- a CDS encoding formylmethanofuran dehydrogenase subunit A: MAGTIAIKNGYVFDSLNEINGEIMDIFIKDGKVVRELSAAELKNAKFIDASGMTVMPGGVDSHSHVAGSKVNAGRSMRPEDHYKTTLQKTSLTHSGSGYTVPSVYKQGYDYAAMGYTTVFEAAIPPLEARHTHEEMRSTPLLDMGGYLVLGNNFFLMRYLHDGDIEKAAAYVAWMMKTHKSYGIKCVNPAGVENWGWGKDVHSLDEANIHFEITPRETIKGLSEVNELLGMPVPLHLHANNLGHPGCYGITKDSLKILDGVKPRQDMDVEWAETKIDPSRNRSVYLAHMMFNSFAGTSWRDCESGVKDIAEYINNKDHVVIDSGCTPFGEATVMTGDGPAIQDMYKLTGNKWSNTDVEMEGGSGVIPFTYFKANPVHSLQWAMGLECLLLINDPWKTIMTTDSPNGGPFTKYPEVMTWIMSEAFRKQTFSECHKWANDRSELGGINRELSLYDLAILTRANPAKTIGMAHRKGSLGLGADGDVTVYNINPQQLDTNNYEALLQAFRKAEYTVKGGEIVSVKGDIVSVPEKRTYYSEVHVEDEQEKEMLADVKEWFRYYTLGFANYPTPEKYLQNPTPIKINVVR, translated from the coding sequence ATGGCAGGAACAATTGCAATTAAGAACGGATACGTCTTTGATTCCCTCAATGAAATAAATGGGGAAATTATGGATATCTTTATCAAGGACGGAAAAGTTGTAAGAGAGCTTTCTGCGGCTGAATTGAAAAATGCAAAGTTTATTGATGCCTCTGGTATGACGGTCATGCCTGGTGGAGTTGACTCCCATTCTCACGTTGCAGGTTCAAAGGTTAACGCTGGCAGGTCGATGCGTCCCGAAGATCATTATAAAACAACTCTCCAGAAGACTTCACTTACCCATTCAGGCTCAGGTTACACTGTTCCCTCTGTCTACAAACAGGGATACGATTACGCAGCAATGGGCTATACAACTGTTTTTGAAGCTGCAATTCCCCCTCTTGAAGCTCGCCATACCCATGAAGAGATGCGTTCTACTCCACTCCTTGATATGGGAGGATACCTGGTACTTGGAAACAACTTCTTTTTGATGCGCTATCTCCATGATGGGGACATAGAAAAGGCTGCGGCTTATGTGGCCTGGATGATGAAGACTCACAAGTCCTATGGGATAAAATGTGTCAACCCTGCAGGAGTCGAAAACTGGGGCTGGGGTAAAGACGTACATTCTCTTGATGAAGCCAACATCCATTTCGAAATTACCCCAAGAGAAACTATAAAAGGGCTTAGCGAGGTCAATGAACTCCTCGGCATGCCTGTACCTCTTCACCTGCATGCAAATAACCTGGGACATCCTGGTTGCTACGGAATTACCAAGGATTCCCTCAAAATCCTCGACGGTGTAAAGCCCAGGCAGGACATGGATGTGGAATGGGCTGAAACCAAAATAGACCCTTCACGGAACCGTTCCGTATACCTCGCCCACATGATGTTTAACAGTTTTGCAGGCACTTCCTGGAGAGACTGTGAATCCGGAGTAAAAGATATTGCAGAATACATCAACAATAAAGATCATGTAGTAATCGATAGTGGATGCACTCCCTTCGGAGAAGCTACGGTTATGACAGGAGATGGGCCTGCCATCCAGGATATGTACAAGCTTACAGGAAACAAATGGTCTAATACTGACGTTGAGATGGAGGGTGGGTCAGGTGTTATTCCCTTCACTTACTTCAAAGCCAATCCGGTACACAGCCTCCAGTGGGCAATGGGCCTTGAATGTCTCCTGCTCATCAATGATCCCTGGAAGACAATTATGACCACGGACAGCCCCAATGGTGGTCCGTTTACGAAATATCCTGAGGTTATGACCTGGATCATGTCTGAGGCTTTCAGGAAACAGACCTTCAGCGAATGTCACAAATGGGCAAACGACAGGAGTGAACTTGGAGGCATAAACCGGGAACTTTCCCTCTATGACCTTGCGATTCTGACCAGAGCAAATCCCGCTAAAACAATTGGCATGGCTCACAGAAAAGGTTCTCTTGGATTGGGCGCTGATGGAGATGTTACAGTCTATAACATAAATCCACAGCAGCTTGACACAAACAACTATGAAGCTCTACTTCAGGCTTTCAGGAAGGCCGAATACACCGTAAAGGGTGGCGAAATTGTATCTGTGAAGGGCGATATTGTTTCCGTACCTGAAAAGCGGACTTATTATTCTGAAGTACATGTAGAAGACGAGCAGGAAAAGGAAATGCTGGCTGATGTTAAGGAGTGGTTCAGGTACTACACTCTGGGCTTTGCTAACTATCCAACTCCAGAAAAGTATCTACAAAATCCGACTCCCATAAAGATTAACGTTGTGAGGTGA
- a CDS encoding TOBE domain-containing protein — protein MKLSARNVLKGKVKSIVTGMVNSEIVIELPGGVEMTSIITKTSAENLKLKEGSEVYAIVKASNVIIGTD, from the coding sequence ATGAAATTAAGTGCACGCAATGTTTTAAAAGGAAAGGTTAAAAGTATTGTTACGGGGATGGTCAATTCTGAAATCGTAATAGAATTGCCTGGCGGAGTAGAAATGACATCTATCATTACAAAAACCTCAGCTGAAAATCTGAAGCTAAAAGAAGGAAGCGAGGTATACGCAATTGTCAAGGCTTCAAATGTGATAATCGGTACAGATTAA
- a CDS encoding ABC transporter ATP-binding protein: MGVKIKLKKQYNEANTNEKKGIKKSFALDVSFEMENELVVLFGPSGSGKTTLFKCISGITDLDEGKITVGNKVYFDKENKINLPIQKRNLGYVFQSYTLFPHMNVRKNIECGLKGWEKESKEERVREMLSLLHIEELETRYPSQLSGGQKQRVALARALAPKPEILLLDEPFSALDLEIRTRLAQKIRDLQTKIGIPVLFITHSLEEAFQLADKILVLYEGKAQQFGTPEEIFYHPNNLHVAELVGISNIFNDAYVKECDEESKCTVLKSGDLILRIKTQRFEPGDKVFWGIHPENITLLLPDSRSENQNDNTYSARINSITNKGPKKRITLKLARYNKTLTAEVPAQCVDALRLHTGDLCLAKLEMTKVVAFHKS, encoded by the coding sequence TTGGGCGTTAAAATTAAACTTAAAAAACAGTATAACGAAGCTAATACCAATGAGAAAAAAGGCATTAAGAAATCCTTTGCGTTAGATGTCAGCTTTGAAATGGAAAACGAACTTGTCGTACTTTTTGGACCTTCAGGGTCAGGAAAGACCACACTGTTTAAATGCATATCCGGAATTACGGATCTTGATGAGGGAAAAATAACCGTAGGAAATAAAGTTTATTTCGACAAAGAGAATAAAATCAACCTGCCTATTCAGAAACGCAACCTGGGTTATGTTTTCCAGAGCTATACTCTTTTTCCCCATATGAATGTAAGAAAAAATATAGAATGTGGGCTCAAAGGCTGGGAGAAAGAATCCAAGGAAGAAAGGGTTCGAGAAATGCTAAGCCTTCTTCATATTGAGGAGCTGGAAACCCGATATCCATCCCAGCTGTCAGGTGGGCAAAAACAGAGAGTAGCTCTGGCAAGGGCACTGGCTCCCAAACCTGAAATTTTGCTTCTGGACGAACCATTCTCTGCACTTGATCTGGAAATTAGAACCAGACTTGCACAAAAAATAAGAGATTTGCAAACCAAAATTGGGATACCTGTGTTGTTTATCACCCACAGTTTGGAAGAAGCTTTCCAGCTTGCCGACAAGATTCTTGTCTTATATGAGGGAAAAGCTCAACAGTTCGGGACCCCGGAAGAAATATTTTATCATCCTAATAACTTGCATGTGGCAGAACTAGTTGGGATATCAAATATTTTCAATGACGCTTATGTTAAAGAATGTGACGAAGAGTCAAAATGTACAGTGTTAAAAAGTGGAGACCTGATTTTAAGGATAAAAACTCAGAGATTCGAACCTGGAGATAAAGTTTTCTGGGGAATTCATCCTGAGAACATCACTCTTCTTTTGCCTGACTCACGTTCTGAAAATCAAAATGACAACACTTACTCCGCCCGTATCAATAGTATAACCAATAAGGGACCAAAAAAGCGCATCACACTTAAACTTGCCAGATATAACAAAACCCTGACTGCAGAGGTGCCTGCGCAGTGTGTTGATGCTCTGAGACTGCATACAGGCGATCTATGCCTGGCAAAATTGGAAATGACTAAAGTAGTGGCATTCCATAAATCATAA
- a CDS encoding hemerythrin domain-containing protein, whose amino-acid sequence METIYDILKEEHEQMSALLLQALQDGSRVSFFKVKLKADPHMMGEERIFYPVLEKVEELRELISQAHKEHNEAKTLIFKIEGMEERDEEWTPKLRELKQSVDHHIEEEESKVFEKARNILSQKEAEDMAQQYIEFKRSYMNRIETGGPIV is encoded by the coding sequence ATGGAAACTATTTATGATATCCTTAAAGAAGAGCATGAGCAGATGTCTGCCCTTCTCCTGCAAGCATTGCAGGACGGCTCAAGGGTAAGTTTTTTTAAAGTAAAACTTAAAGCTGATCCTCATATGATGGGAGAAGAGAGAATCTTCTATCCGGTGCTTGAAAAGGTAGAAGAACTGCGTGAGCTTATAAGTCAGGCTCATAAGGAACACAATGAGGCAAAAACTCTGATCTTTAAAATAGAAGGTATGGAAGAGAGAGATGAAGAATGGACTCCTAAACTCCGTGAACTGAAACAAAGCGTAGATCATCACATTGAAGAAGAGGAAAGTAAGGTGTTTGAAAAAGCCCGAAATATCCTGAGCCAGAAAGAGGCAGAAGACATGGCTCAACAATACATTGAGTTCAAAAGGAGTTACATGAACAGAATAGAAACTGGTGGGCCTATTGTATAA
- a CDS encoding phosphate signaling complex PhoU family protein, protein MTKDKRKVQFTGNSTYIVSLPIKWVRDIGLEAGDTLTLTPMPNKTLLVSSSAVSKEHSTLNATIDYIHSDSAENNLRILISHYLVGYDVIRLTTKKGFSAHDRKFIKDSVRQKLIGLELIEESRNELVFQCLLNYNDLPLTRVIKNMYGLVLSMLEDSMTALRDHNVEIAEDVIQRDDDVDRFYLLAVRQLKASIEDIELSEKIGIRHPRECLGYRLITKSIERVGDHAVKIAKSVMKMDSGVSADDSIFKMADLSCKVFESSIDSMTEEDPHAVNKIVVEAKKVSQFGVSLEPQDCEGSGNIELSMILESLRRVSEYSADIAEVAINMNIKRV, encoded by the coding sequence ATCACAAAGGATAAAAGAAAAGTTCAGTTTACCGGAAATTCTACCTATATTGTGTCCCTCCCCATAAAATGGGTCCGGGATATAGGGCTTGAGGCCGGAGACACCCTTACGCTTACACCCATGCCTAATAAAACTCTGCTTGTTTCTTCCAGTGCAGTTTCAAAGGAACACTCCACCCTCAATGCAACGATCGATTATATTCATTCCGACAGTGCAGAAAATAATCTCAGGATTCTTATTTCTCATTATCTCGTGGGCTATGATGTTATCAGGCTGACTACTAAAAAAGGTTTTAGTGCCCATGATCGCAAGTTCATCAAGGATTCCGTGCGTCAAAAGCTCATAGGGCTTGAACTTATAGAAGAATCCCGTAATGAGCTGGTCTTCCAGTGCCTTCTGAACTACAATGATCTCCCACTTACCAGAGTAATTAAAAACATGTATGGACTTGTGCTTTCCATGCTTGAAGACTCAATGACTGCTCTTAGGGACCATAATGTGGAGATTGCTGAAGATGTCATTCAGAGAGATGACGATGTGGACCGCTTTTATCTTCTTGCCGTCCGCCAGCTCAAGGCTTCAATTGAAGATATCGAGCTCTCTGAAAAGATCGGAATTCGGCATCCAAGAGAGTGTCTGGGATACAGACTTATTACGAAAAGCATCGAGCGTGTAGGAGATCACGCTGTAAAAATAGCAAAAAGTGTCATGAAAATGGACTCCGGAGTTAGTGCTGATGACTCTATCTTCAAGATGGCTGATCTTTCCTGTAAAGTTTTTGAAAGCTCAATAGACTCAATGACCGAAGAAGACCCGCATGCTGTTAACAAAATCGTTGTAGAGGCAAAGAAAGTGTCTCAGTTCGGGGTTTCTCTGGAGCCACAGGATTGTGAAGGTTCAGGTAATATTGAACTCAGCATGATCCTGGAGAGCCTGAGGCGTGTATCGGAATACAGCGCTGACATTGCAGAAGTTGCGATTAACATGAACATTAAGCGGGTCTGA
- a CDS encoding 4Fe-4S binding protein yields the protein MQEDMILSVFAEIKGKQLIYYPERCIGCGTCVQACPKGNLAVGAVGAITRGLLDADFLEMKDSEACLVCEICAKVCPTGALEMKQEGKILTDASYLFRAMKPTSVNESCVHCGLCEDICPQGCIEVTREISADGKLQLVGKTNIDTECCIHCGWCAAVCPVNAISVEKPFEGHWTRDEDVCQTCHTCVEVCPANAIFNKKAKPGERVEKLTHRPDACIYCGACAVSCPVNAIDVRKTAVLPEMEKKGVLEKKLLEVPVPEALLRTCLETDENACLGCGNCVIVCPVNALSDCELAAGHLNNMDEKALLGVKNGRISVIDQERCGADGACAMICPVDAIRLVKKEVE from the coding sequence ATGCAAGAAGATATGATATTGTCTGTCTTTGCTGAAATAAAAGGCAAGCAATTAATCTATTACCCTGAAAGATGCATTGGCTGCGGGACCTGCGTACAGGCATGCCCCAAAGGCAACCTGGCAGTTGGAGCTGTTGGAGCTATAACAAGAGGTTTGTTAGATGCGGATTTTCTGGAAATGAAAGACAGTGAAGCCTGCCTTGTCTGTGAAATTTGTGCGAAAGTTTGTCCCACAGGTGCTCTTGAAATGAAGCAGGAAGGAAAAATCCTCACTGACGCGTCTTATCTTTTCAGGGCTATGAAGCCGACGTCAGTAAACGAAAGCTGTGTCCACTGTGGGCTTTGTGAGGATATATGCCCTCAAGGCTGTATTGAGGTAACCCGCGAAATTTCAGCAGATGGAAAACTGCAACTTGTCGGCAAGACCAATATTGATACCGAATGCTGTATCCACTGCGGCTGGTGTGCAGCAGTCTGTCCGGTGAATGCTATTTCTGTAGAAAAGCCTTTTGAAGGGCACTGGACCAGGGATGAAGATGTCTGCCAGACCTGCCACACCTGTGTGGAAGTCTGTCCTGCAAATGCCATTTTCAATAAAAAGGCTAAACCTGGCGAAAGAGTCGAAAAGCTCACTCACCGTCCGGATGCCTGCATTTACTGTGGAGCCTGTGCAGTTTCCTGTCCTGTTAACGCCATTGATGTCAGAAAAACTGCAGTTCTTCCGGAGATGGAGAAAAAAGGCGTTCTTGAAAAAAAACTGCTTGAAGTCCCTGTTCCGGAAGCTTTGCTCCGCACCTGCCTGGAAACGGATGAAAATGCATGCCTGGGCTGCGGAAACTGTGTAATAGTCTGTCCAGTGAATGCCCTTTCTGACTGTGAACTTGCAGCCGGGCACCTGAACAACATGGACGAAAAAGCTCTTCTAGGGGTTAAAAACGGAAGAATTTCAGTCATAGACCAGGAACGCTGTGGAGCAGATGGAGCCTGCGCCATGATCTGTCCTGTTGATGCAATCAGGCTTGTAAAGAAAGAGGTGGAATAA
- the modB gene encoding molybdate ABC transporter permease subunit, translating into MVIMLDKVWFPLSLTLWVATISSVLVLCTGIIIAYVFARRDFWGKELAELLVTLPLVLPPTVIGYLLVIFVGRKGLLGHFIYNFFGTGIMFTWQAAVIAAYTVSLPLMVRAAQAAIEAVDKELEYAAYILGRSETETALLITLPLAKRGILAGLVLSFARAVGEFGATLMLAGNIPGKTNTMSLSIYSAFQAGNDELAQTLVLILILISLLAISLTGRFIGKLEV; encoded by the coding sequence ATGGTCATTATGTTGGATAAGGTATGGTTTCCTTTATCTCTTACGCTCTGGGTAGCAACCATATCATCAGTTCTGGTCCTTTGCACTGGCATAATCATAGCTTATGTATTTGCGAGGCGTGATTTCTGGGGAAAAGAACTTGCAGAGCTTTTAGTAACACTACCTCTAGTTCTCCCACCCACCGTAATAGGATATCTTCTGGTTATTTTTGTAGGTAGAAAAGGCCTTCTTGGCCATTTCATTTACAACTTTTTTGGCACTGGGATCATGTTTACCTGGCAGGCAGCAGTCATTGCGGCTTATACAGTTTCCCTTCCTCTTATGGTGAGAGCTGCTCAGGCAGCCATTGAAGCAGTAGATAAAGAGCTTGAATATGCAGCCTATATCCTTGGAAGAAGTGAAACTGAAACTGCTCTCCTAATAACCCTCCCCCTTGCAAAAAGGGGTATACTGGCCGGGCTGGTACTCAGTTTTGCAAGGGCTGTCGGAGAATTCGGAGCAACACTTATGCTTGCAGGGAACATTCCGGGAAAAACGAACACAATGTCTCTCTCGATATACAGTGCTTTTCAGGCAGGCAATGATGAACTTGCTCAGACTCTGGTCTTAATCCTTATTCTTATATCCCTGCTGGCTATATCTCTAACTGGACGATTCATAGGAAAATTAGAGGTATAG